The DNA window ggctacagagtatacaatactgaaacattggttgtagaagaatcaatcaatatcaggtttgatgataagcttggttctgaaaaaccaaagcagtttgataattttgcagattgtgatattgatatatcagaagttgttgagccaagaagtaacgcatcagaagcagagctcctcagaagcaaagaaccagaagatcaagtatcagcttctctggaggatctaagtatttctgaagaaccatctgtcagaagatcatccagactcatctctggtcattcagaagatgtcattcttggaaagaaggatgatccaatcagaacaagagcattccttaagaacaatgcagactgtcaattaggtcttgtatctttgatcgagccaacttctgttgatcatgctctagaagatccagactggataattgctatgcaagatgaactgaatcagtttacaaggaatgatgtttgggatcttgttcctagaccagatggattcaatataatcggcacaaattgggtcttcagaaacaagctcagaatgagaagatgagaaattcttacatatgagtatcctttgatatgaaatttttttaagaagttctgatagaaatcaattagaaactgtgattcagttattactaacgtttcagtgtctaagttgattcagaatctctctaaaagcaaaacagctgtaactggctatccagatggtaaacacgtgttcactattcctggacaagcgtgcgtgcagttgaggggacgtctacttaggtaactgtgcaaatcacgtcttttgtcattattatctctcctcatgtcacgtaacactaaatgcttttcatcatttactctctttcagttttttttttatactcttcaaacgtttcttttccctctcatatttctctctctctgcattcggtttctttttcatctctctcttttcatatcataaaccctagcagtttccaatatctgaaaattcatcatgaatccatcgtcaagctctgggaatcaagacaatgataggaaacaaaagagaaaggcatctgctgaaccagaaaccaaacctaaaagagttaggatctcctatgaccctctcaaagtatATCAACCCTTTGACGGTTCCCGTCAAtctcctccctcttcaaagacctccaccacctcttcctcctcattcatcctctcggaaccaccttcttcaccatctgatatctcctctcctttaaccccTCCATCAGacatttcttcatccctctcatacccttttcccaccagaacacctaatccctatagtgttgttcttcccgactcaaggttcactgtcaaccctccaacccctaccactcaaacatatctggagcttttacatgctgatgtaaatggctggttggagattctaggtgctgctcaccttaatcatctggatgagtatgccacAAAtaacctctggaatacctttcgtcaggattttctggataaggctacagacactcagagaaggattatgtctgaagctcctggtgttcgtggtctccggttggaagttggtgagagcagccaccactgtctcatcaggaacagaagcgttcttgaagagaagatacctgcagatgagttggaagaagaaaatctctgcagagatatcgtggtgtggaaaccccggtcttctgtgctctggtttcctgtgctgactggggactttcagtggctgttcaactggttcagaatgaacccttctgaaaaagcacctctcatggtctttccagtagtggtttatcgtgctgaagttgctagtcctactcctccaacaaacctagcagctattcttcaagcattggaagatggaacttctgagctgcctgaaccagaatatgccaaggctccttctgagtcagactcagatgaggaaatgggagatgcacaagctaaagatcttccagaagatcaccctgctgagattgctgtccctctgggcagaaatactggtgcttcttcttctggtgaaacctcagctctgatggagaccttggaaactcttcatcagaatcaagctgtgctggcttctcgtttggacgcgcaagaagcagccaatgctgagtttcgttctttcatgacaaggcaagctacaagcactgacgggattcatgatgttctggcgcggattttgcgtaggctaggatcttaggatttggtctttgtagtttccttttcttgttgcatctgttttcctgcattcctgtcttgtaaacctttttgattatcaatgaaaaagtttctttgatttacaatccagtgattctatttgtcgttttatacatctgaatctttttaagttttctttttgatgttatgacaaaaagggggagaagataaatgataaatgatttgattaatctatcagttgctgggtaaaggctcccacacattcactaacaagaactgcaagttctatatggtttgagtgttttgcaggtacagaagtGAAGTGAaacttcagaagcaaacactagaagcaaaaccatggaaactaaagcaagctgagtgctgtcaagcttcagaaatcagaagcaagaaagaagaatgaatcagaagcactgataatagaatttgaatatcattgtctatcctgttctgacaaaattctatttgctctgatacatataatgttatggctctgatacattatttgctctgatacattatttcagcctaaatggctctgatacatataatgtgttcaaacatacattttatgttctaactcgttcatgctgacttttgtcgtttagtttttgttctgtaacatttcaggatgtagagatgctctgatgatgctctggtacattcaacaatgttctgatacaaatctagcatgaagtaatgttggtagacattcaaagttctgaagctatccgagggaagcagaaatcagaagatgtgaatgttctaaaagatctagaaaattcaagttctgaagctgtccacgatggaagcaggaatcagaagctgtgagtgttctaaggatctaaagaaattcaagttctgaagctgtccaatggaagcagaagtcagaagctatgaattctctgaaggcagaagcttatatgatcgtctctaccgaaataatcagggaagtcttttatcaaagttcttcgagtatttatttcagggggagattatttatctcagggggagattgttaatctcagggggagacatattcatatgcttatgctatagctgtgtaatttgtcttttgccgtctactctttctgatcgcaaattcatatcatttatttatgtttttgtcatcatcaaaaagggggagattgttagaacaagatttgttcttatcaattatcttagttttgatgataacaataatatgaattttgcttaagataatatggtactctaatccaatgcaatttccctttcaggaaatatataaagagtacgcataattcagcgctcagaagttgtatctcaaatggttcagcatgcaacatcagaacatggtctagcaagacatcagaagatggtcgaagcagaatcagaacatgggtctatggaagcatcagaagaacatgagatcagaagcactgaagatcagaagatggtatcacgctcagaagcacttcaaggtcagaagatcagaagatgctatgcaccaagctgttttgactctgatgatattcaaacgtcgtattcacaaacataagatcagaaggaagtacaggtggcagactacgctgactgacaaaaggaacgttaaaagctactaaaggctacgtcagtagacacagcgtgaacaaggctcgaggtagttgacaaaagcgtataacattaaatgcaatgctgtacggaacacgcaaagcattaaatgcattcaacggtcatcttctcaacgcctataaatatgaagttctgatgagaagcaaggttaccaattcttaacaactctgaacgaaaagaaacttgctgaaacgctgttcaatcaaagctcagaatcttcatcaactcactacattgctgttgtaatattttagtgagattaagcttaaacgttaagagaaatatcacagttgtgattatcgcttttaagaagcatttgtaaactcttgaatagattacattaagttgtaaggaactagagtgatcgtgtgatcagtatactctaggaagtcttagcagttggctgagcagtttgtaactagagtgatcgtgttgatcagaatactctagggaagtcttaggagtgaactaagcctagagtgatcgtgttgatcagtagactctagaaaagtcttagagggtatctaagcagttgttcctggagtgattagtgtgtgatcagaagactctggaagacttagttgcggactaagtggaaaaccattgtaatccgtgcgattagtggattaaatcctcaggttgaggtaaatcatctctgcgggggtggactggagtagcttcgttaacagcgaaccaggataaaaataattgtgcaatttatttttatcgtccaaaatttaaagtcacacttattcaatccccccctttctaagtgtttttctatccttcaatactttagttaaataaaaatgacataatTATCTATTTATTCCAATAAACTCAATTatctcaattaaattaataaatctaTTTTGCTCCCAACTCTAAAATATGTCTAATTTTCTTATGTTAACTAATTATAATAACATAACCATAATTCAAATAAAACACATATATCacccaattaaaaaaaataaacataaaatttaattaaaaataattaactaaagTTGGGGTGTTATAACTCTCCCTCACTTAGAAGGATTTTCGCCCTAAAAAATTACTTGAAAAAAACATATCAGAATACGATCCTTTCCTCTTACTCTCTAGCTAACTCATTTAGAATGcaatataattcaaaatataaCATGAATTCAATATAACATGAAGTCAGTTGTCAATATAATCCAAAATATAACAATCACATTACAATTATAATCTAACATATTGCGACACTACAAGCGTAAGGTGTTGCTAATGTTGTAACTATCCAGCAAATCCTATCATCCAAGAAGTTGTATCTTAAGTGCGAAATTTCTTCCAATCCAATGTGATCGCTGACAATGGAAATCCTTTATTCATGTTTACTTGTTTAGAAAAttaatatcaaaagaaaaataagtaagTCATAAATGAAAAACGTGTAATTAAACTTAATAAACATGGATATTTAACTACCTGAACCCAATTATTTTGGCTTACAAATCCATGCAGTAAATGAACACGTTAGGCGAATGTACAGTCGTCATAGGAAAGAAAATCAAACTAGGATAACCCAAAGAGACGAGAATGACGTTATACCGATTTGCTATCACATAAGCCATATATGGTAATGTCATCCATTTCTCTAGTGTCTGAGGACctaaagatgatatcatcaagattctctcattttttataaGCAATTTCCAAATAATTTCTTATAGAAACTGCTTCTAGAACCTCTAATTTCATTATCCAAGTCACAACAAACGATTGACCAACCATCCTCACCATATCCATGCAATGATGCAATGACTCTAAACCCACAATTTCCATTATTCTTGACATCAACAATGTCATCAACAAATGATCTAATATGATTTGGAAATTATACCATAAGATTATTAAATTGTTTCTTCTTCGAGGTTTGGGATAACTATGAACATGACCTTTTTAAAGATTTATGAGAActcgatttttcttgatcaacatACACATGATATGAGGGGTCACGATAAACTTCATATCCCACGGGTTTCTTCTATTTCTTTACCCCTCCAttggtttttattttttcaagCGGTGGACATATCCTTGTTGTAGTGGGGGTAAAAGATTTCACGCACCATACTTTTTAGTGATTTTTTTCCTACAACACCTAGTGACTTGTAACCTTTCCATAATGCATCCATTGCATTAGTCATGTCcacctttgatctatcatctacATCTACCTCTTGTTCACCTCTCATGCTTAGCTTTCTCCAATGGATATGAATAACATCAATTGGTATCAGATCACCACTAAGTGTGTATCTCCCTAACTCACAAACACAAGGTAATCCATAAACTTTTCTATGAGTACACCCACAAATTTTGGTGTTTGTACCCATAATGTCAACCCTCAACCATTCTTCAGCAATGTGTCTCAAAGCAGCTCTTGATACCATCGACGCAAATTCCCATAAAATAGACTAGTGTATGCATGCTCAACTACATAAAAACTATTCAGAAATGAAGCTATAATATTGCACAATTATACCTTGAGATTGCCATTCATAGCCTCCCAACATTTGCACATATCGCCTAAGTTGTTCTCCAACATCTGCTTTAGTTTCCAATGCGCGAACTCAAGcctaaaaaaataaatcaatatcCATATTATTAAGATATACAAACTATGGCTAAAATCAAACATACCTATTAGTTGTGGTGTTGCCCAAATGCAACACTTGATTGATTTAGGCACTAACAAATCTATGCATATGAGGAGTCAACCATGTGTCTTTCACATAAtcaaaaatttctttaaaatcaaTACATGCATGTTTAAGCTGTTTGCAACTGTTGATGGTACTCCACCTTATCACTAGCCCTTACAAGTTCATGCCATATTTTATCTATCGGTTTTTGTATATCATTCACAACATATTCCTTGCACTTTGATTTCATATTTTTGTTGATGTGAAATCGACAAAGCAAATTAATTGACCTTGGAAATACTGTTTCAATTGCTTTCATCAAAGCAAAATCTCTATCATTCAAAATCACTTGTGGCCATAACCATTGCTTAGTAAACAAGtgtttcaacttatccaatatCCAACAAAAGTTTTTGTCTGCTCATATTCCATATAGACAAATGCAACAACAAATATTAACTTAGTTGATGTCATACCAACAAATGTtaacaaaacataaaaaaattaaaaaagcgtACCAGAATACTTAGAAGCAAGTAATTCGGTTAGTAAAAAAACATCACCGAAAAACTTAGGTGAAGATTATACGGTTAGTAGAAAAACATAATCGAAAAACATATAAAAAGTTATCCGATCAGCTTTTGTAAACATGTTATCCGatgtataatatatattaaacgaAAATCATGATATTAAGTTCTTCGATTTAGTAACTCAACATACCAAATGTCTTCAAGTCAAGTTATCCGATTCTCATAAATGGGATACACAATAGTCAATTTCAAAAGACTCATTAGGacaataaaagttataagattaaagtaaaattaaaaaaagaaaatttgaaatattttcaaaattgttgGAGTAGAAGAATAAGTGTAGAGATATATGTTAAAATTTTCTTAGTAAACAGCACATGGAGTGCAAATAACAAGTCCAAGGTAAATTATAAAAACCCAACCCAGAAGAGAAAAGCCCATAGCTCAAATCTCTGGATCCCACTATATATACATTCACCaacctcttcatcttcaaccaaaCCCTAGCGCCGTTCATCTCTTCCCCTTTCAATGTCAGATCCATATGAACGTGCTAAAGGCGGTAGATTATCCTTCAAAGGAGGAACCCTAGCAACTAGACAAAAAGCCAtagacaaaaagaaaaagaaaaagaagaacaaaatcgaaaaccctaaccctaacatCGAAGAAGAAACCCTAGTAGACGAAGAAAAACCAGAAACCGTTGATGGATCTGAGTCGTCGGAATACACAATTGACGCGGCGAAGAAGATGAAGTACGATCAGCTTTTTCCGGTTGAAGCGAAGAAGTTTGGGTACGAACCGAAAAGTAAGGCGAAGTCGATTGAAGAAGCGCTCGATGATCGTGTCAAGAAGAAAGCTGATCGTTACTGTAAATAATGTGAATGTAAGTTTCCGTTTTCTGATATTTCATTGATTTACTCACATTGTTACCGGAAAACTGTATTCGAATTTGTTTATTGTGCATTAGGGTTATATCTATGTTGTTGATTTTCCCGAATTTCTTAATTTTTGAGGTTAATTTGCTTAATTTCGGTTTTTGGGCCATGATTATCATGTGAAATTGtagttcaaattattttttttactataatCTTCAATTATAGTGCTAAATTTTTAAGAGTTAGTGGTTTGTTTTTATGCCCAGTGATGTATCAATATACTATTGAACGGTTACACAGTTTTATTCACAACCTATTTGCATTTCTCTCTCTCAATCTCTTTCTTTCTCGCtgtctctctctatctctctctgtGCTCtctgtgtgtttgtgtgtgtttgtgtgtgtttgtgtgcgtGTGTTGGAACTTGGAATGCAAGAAGGTTGTGAACTAAACTAGTGATGACAACCGTAGATGATTCTATAAGCTATGAGATCTGAGGGCTTTGGcttatttcatttttttcagGAAGAATAATTGTACTTGTTTATACTAAATTTCAATTTCTCAATTATGATCTTTAAGTCTGCAATTTTCATTGAAAGTTATAACAGCAACCAATTTTCATCAATAGTTGCTGTTGAAGTTTCGATTTCTCTCTGGTTGTAGATAGTTTAGTGAATGATGATACTTGCACTGGGCTCTGAGCAGGTTTATACTGCAGTATTGATGGAAATGCTAAGCCTAGAAAGCTTTATCTGACCCATATTTGCCTAACAGTTGTTTATATATACTTTATCTGATTCTTTGAGGTCCTTGAAAAAGAATGGTATTTGACTTTTCTCATACATGTTCTGTAATGTTTGGACATTTTCTCATACATGTTCCGTATTTTCTCATTTTACTGCATTTTCAGAATGACAGCTGTTATTACATGTTCCGTATTTTCTCATATTTGCCTAACAGTTGTTTATATATACTTTATCTGATTCTTTGAGGTCCTTGAAAAAAAATGGTATTTGACTTTTCTCATACATGTTCTGTAATGTTTGGACATTTTCTCATACATGTTCCGTATTTTCTCATTTTACTGCATTTTCAGAATGACAGCTGTTATTACTTTTCCTTAATTTCCAAACCAGTTCCTGCCCAATGATGTAGAAATAGACTATTGAGCGGCTACATGGATTTTGTTCATAACCTGATatgcatctctctctctctctctctctctctctctctctctctctctctctctctctctctctctctctctctctctctctctctctctctctctctctctctctctctctctctctctctctctctcctctctctctctcctcccctctctctctctctcctccctctctctctctcctccctcTTCCCCCCTCTCTCTAATTCCTTATgtgtgtgtttggtttggatAACGACTTTGAAAGGTGCAAGATGGTTATGAATTAAACCTGTGATTAAGGCCGAAGATGAATTTTATAAAGCTATGAGATCTGAGGGCTTAGGAATCCTTTTAAGTTTTTAATTTCATTGTATCCAAATAGAGATACAAATGCGTAGGCACACAACAATTTACTTAAATTTCTGTTAGTTAGACCCTTATACCCTTAGTGCTATGTTTTCCACCCAATGATGGACAAATAGCCTATTGAGTGGCCACATGGTATTGTTTATAGCTTGATGAGCACCATTGCCTTTTGGCATTCTTTCTCTCTCTgcctctctcactctctctctcactctctatttcattcattcataaataaatatatatatatatatatatatatatatacaaataaatattcaCATGGTGCTCAAAGGCTGTGAACGGTGCCATTGTCAAAGCTGCTTATGATTTTTGCCTTGCTATGAGATCTGAGGGTTTTTGTGTTGTTCATTTTTTGTTATGtccaattttaaattatttgttttattttggtaTTTTTACTATGTTAAATAGGAGTATTTTCCTTTCCTTGCACCGTTATCATTTTCTTCACTGTTGAACATGATTATACCTGTGAATGCAGAAAATGATCATAATATCTCTTGATTGGTGAGAGGTGATGCTGGGTTTTCTTGTCAAAATCCTGAAGGATGGATATTGGTAAATCTAAACTGTTATTGAGTAGTAATACTTGTTTGTGACTTCAGTTGTACTCTGGTAATACTATCTCATTAGAATTAAGCTTAAAATTAGgtgcaagaaaaataaaggaaaaaaggtAACAGATGATCAAGAGGAATTTACCCCAACGATGACATGTCCCAGGGAATTCATTCATTTACTAAGTTGCGCTCCCATATAAGAATTATTTTTAGAAACTTTCTCGATTTGAATTAGAAGCTCTATTCACCGGCTGTTTATTCCCAAGTCCCCTTGAAGCATCCGAGAGATTAATTCAAATAAGGGATAGGGAAATCATAGTGTGATCTACCAAAGGATTTTATCAAGACAGTCTGTCTTTTTGTAATCTTTTCCAAGTGTTTTTTCGCCAGCTTGTAAATAAACAGTTATAGGTTTTCTTAtctcttttaaaatttaaatgtgaCTTAATTCGAATACTTGCTTTAGTCATTACGATTGCATATTAACTATAGAAAATGACTTTAGAACCAAGTTTTCCAGCTTAGTTTAACCAAGTTTTCCAGCTTAGTTTAACCAAGTTTTCCAGCTTAGTTTAACTAAGTTTTCCAGcttagtttaaatttaaattccaCTGCACTTGCTTGGAAACTATTATATAACAGCAGTTCTTAGACAGTTGCTTATtgtctataaaatttaacaaATAACCATTATTTTGAATAACGATGTTTTGAACACAAATCAATAAAACAGTGATAGAATTAAAAAAAGAGCCATTTTTCTGCCTGCAAATGATTCTTGAGATAGGGTGATATTAATTATCTAAACTTGTCGGTTTCAATATCAAAAAGTTCTCTCATTTAATTATGGGATCACACCATCTTCCTTATTTTCTTGTCTGTTGAATTTCATTTCTGTGTTATTATAATcgaaattcaaattcttcaatTGAACAGttattctaataattaaattCCGACACAATTAACTGTAGTTTTGCAAGGGATTGAATTGGAAgagtattatatttatataatgaaTTTGATGGCTAGCTAAGATCAACAAAGTGAGTGAAATTGAGTGAATGcgttttaaatatattaatttacaaGATATTagatttatcatcaaaacattaaATAATGAACTAATTTAAATATTcaagttttaaataaataaatttacaagatattagatttatcatcaaaacattaaacattattttatacTACTGCAATAAAGGGGAATTTGAACATCAGCAGCTAATAGCAatgtaaaaaaatatgaaataattcaTGAGATATGATGATATGAATTATCTAAACTTTTGACGAAAGCTTGTCGGTTTCAATATCAAAAAGTTCTCATTTAATTGTGGGATCACaaccatttttaaaaatacatCAAATATATTAACAAACATCAGATAAACAGTAGTTGTCAAAATATGGACTTTTCTTTTTCCTATCCGTGAGATACAAATctactttgtttttatttaaattcgAATCTTGATTCATGCCCTCAAATTAAACATCCATATGATAAGAAGATgaaacaaaatttaataattcTATTTCTTGTGATGGACCTTCAACTTGACCTTTACTTAAGAAAAGATTATAGCTTTCAAACATCTTGTTTAATGTTTGGCTCATCTTATCACACATAGAATAATCAAACTTCTTTCTCATAAAACTTATAAAAATACTAAGTAAAGATCAACACATTTATCTTTATGACATCCCCTAATGCTTAATATATTTAGTGTGTGTAATATCAGCCATATTTATAAGTAATGACATATTTATCTTTATGACATCCCCTAATGCTTAATATATTTAGAGTGTATAATATCAGCCATATTTATAAGTAATGAATCATCTTTGTAAATTCCTTCCTAGTTTTTAGTGTCCCCAAATCATACAATGTTCCATGAAATATATAGCAGATGTTACATAAGTTGAATATGACGCATTCTTAGTGATTTCAAAAAATAACTTcagaaatatcacaaaacactTGGCATTATCACAATCCTCATTATTTGGGACACCACTTCCAAACATCGCATATTCAACACATTTTTCTCCTAATCCCTTAAAGACCTTTTGAAACTTCAATGTATTTTCAAGCATAAGGTAGGTGGAGTTCCACCTTGTGGGAGAGACATACTACTACGAAAAGTCATACCACAACGGTTAAAAAAGGGATACCACAATGTTTGACCAACTGTTGTGAGGTAAGATATGATTGTGTGTATGACGCTTATCACCACGGTCGAGCGACTGTGGTGGAAAGTTAGGTAGCGCTCTATCTATCACAACAGTTGTATAATAGAACCGTTgtgattgatatatatatatatatatata is part of the Vicia villosa cultivar HV-30 ecotype Madison, WI linkage group LG2, Vvil1.0, whole genome shotgun sequence genome and encodes:
- the LOC131653046 gene encoding uncharacterized protein LOC131653046 — its product is MSDPYERAKGGRLSFKGGTLATRQKAIDKKKKKKKNKIENPNPNIEEETLVDEEKPETVDGSESSEYTIDAAKKMKYDQLFPVEAKKFGYEPKSKAKSIEEALDDRVKKKADRYCK